A stretch of Paenibacillus sp. URB8-2 DNA encodes these proteins:
- a CDS encoding glycoside hydrolase family 27 protein yields the protein MMNVNHTEETPGENTLLRLTPRPPLGWNSFDCYGCAAPEDALLENAEAMARLLKPGGYEYFVVDNGWFAEYEIPAGKRYPAVKHADDVNLDAYGRLQPSKCYFPHGIKGLIDRVHGLGLKFGIHIMRGIPRKAVANDLPVLGTPYRASDIAEISDTCEWCHYNYGVNMDHPGAQAFYDSFIQMLAKWEVDFIKADDITGHPREIEAIVKAIRSSGRDIVLSLSPGGQTTPEFMDVYQQANMLRTTRDIWDNRDDLDKAFDVWHAYSEFRKEGFWLDLDMIPFGHLQLWNPRTEAKAYAETRTSQELSGKGHERMSGLSVNQKYTFITIRALAASPLFMGGDLPSSDEFSIDLITNEGMLECNQNGISGSRVYAESGIEVWKTPHRTAAGEGWIGVFNRNRETKRVQLTFGQLSLDDSVPAELQSIWPEPAYEHFEGGLTSEIEGDGVLFLHYKSRS from the coding sequence ATGATGAATGTTAACCATACGGAAGAGACACCGGGAGAGAACACGCTGCTGCGGTTGACACCCCGTCCTCCCCTGGGCTGGAACAGCTTTGATTGCTACGGCTGCGCCGCGCCCGAGGACGCGCTGCTGGAGAATGCCGAGGCCATGGCCAGGCTTTTGAAACCAGGGGGCTATGAGTATTTTGTGGTAGATAACGGTTGGTTTGCCGAGTATGAGATTCCCGCGGGCAAACGGTATCCGGCTGTAAAGCATGCGGATGATGTCAATCTCGACGCGTACGGGAGACTTCAGCCGTCGAAATGTTATTTCCCCCATGGAATCAAAGGGCTGATCGACCGCGTTCACGGCCTGGGCCTGAAATTCGGCATTCATATCATGCGGGGCATTCCGCGCAAAGCGGTCGCTAATGACCTTCCCGTTCTCGGCACGCCTTACCGGGCTTCCGACATCGCGGAGATTAGCGATACTTGCGAGTGGTGCCATTACAATTACGGAGTGAACATGGATCATCCGGGAGCTCAGGCTTTCTATGATTCGTTCATTCAAATGTTGGCCAAGTGGGAAGTCGATTTCATCAAAGCCGATGACATCACCGGGCACCCCCGGGAAATCGAAGCGATCGTCAAGGCGATCCGCTCCTCGGGAAGGGACATTGTTCTCAGCTTATCTCCCGGAGGGCAGACAACGCCGGAATTTATGGATGTCTACCAGCAGGCCAATATGCTGCGGACTACTCGGGACATATGGGATAACCGGGACGACCTGGATAAAGCTTTTGACGTCTGGCATGCGTACAGCGAGTTTCGCAAAGAGGGCTTTTGGCTCGATCTCGACATGATTCCGTTCGGGCATCTGCAGCTGTGGAATCCAAGAACCGAAGCGAAGGCGTATGCAGAAACCCGGACCAGCCAAGAGCTGAGCGGCAAAGGGCATGAGCGAATGAGCGGACTGTCCGTGAATCAGAAATACACCTTTATTACAATCAGGGCGCTGGCGGCGTCCCCGCTGTTTATGGGCGGCGACCTGCCAAGCTCGGACGAGTTCTCCATTGATTTGATAACGAATGAAGGCATGCTCGAGTGCAACCAAAACGGGATCTCGGGGTCCAGAGTCTATGCCGAAAGTGGAATCGAGGTTTGGAAAACCCCTCACCGTACGGCCGCGGGCGAAGGCTGGATCGGTGTTTTTAACCGGAATAGGGAGACCAAGCGGGTACAGTTAACATTCGGACAGCTTTCCCTAGACGATTCGGTTCCGGCTGAGCTTCAATCGATTTGGCCCGAACCCGCATATGAACATTTCGAAGGCGGCCTGACCTCGGAAATTGAAGGTGATGGTGTGTTGTTTCTTCATTATAAAAGCAGGAGCTGA